A genomic segment from Neobacillus sp. YX16 encodes:
- a CDS encoding putrescine aminotransferase has translation MSIDLTRETKTEQNQQVSEYINKVLSLIEKEEVNKEEAAWITKETVDGFREHVNPGFLTYRKSVTKDGQFAAVEWSDNGACFKDVNGKEYIDCLGGFGIYNVGHRNPKVVKAVTDQLKRQALHSQDLLDPLRAMLAKILADITPGDLKYAFFTNSGTESVEAALKLAKMYSERTTFISTTRAFHGKSLGSLSGTAKGMFRKPFLPLIPGFRHVPFGDFDMMKKTFEVCAAVGEDVAAVILEPIQGEGGIILPPEGYLKQVRELCDEYGTLLIFDEVQTGMGRTGKMFAADLYDVVPDIICLAKAFGGGVMPAGAIVAREEVFKSWFPNPFMHTTTFGGNPLACAAAIATIGVLIEENLPERAGVVGEYFIKELKEAAQGHEDKVLEIRGQGLMIGIEFHKDEIGYEVSKGMFDRGILVAGTLINSKTIRIEPALTISYEEVDKVISTFKEVLNLVKA, from the coding sequence ATGAGTATCGATTTAACACGAGAGACAAAGACTGAGCAGAATCAACAAGTAAGCGAATACATTAATAAGGTTTTAAGTTTAATAGAAAAGGAAGAGGTTAATAAGGAAGAAGCAGCCTGGATTACAAAGGAAACGGTCGATGGATTCCGTGAGCACGTTAACCCAGGATTTTTAACATACCGTAAATCGGTAACAAAGGATGGTCAATTTGCAGCAGTAGAATGGTCAGACAATGGTGCCTGCTTTAAGGATGTAAACGGTAAGGAATATATTGATTGTCTCGGCGGCTTCGGTATCTACAATGTCGGCCACCGTAATCCCAAGGTCGTAAAGGCAGTTACAGATCAACTGAAGCGTCAAGCCCTTCACAGCCAAGACCTGCTCGATCCATTGCGTGCAATGCTGGCGAAAATTTTAGCGGATATTACCCCTGGAGATTTGAAATATGCCTTTTTTACTAATAGTGGAACAGAAAGTGTTGAAGCAGCATTAAAGCTCGCAAAAATGTATAGTGAGCGAACGACCTTTATTTCAACAACACGTGCTTTCCATGGCAAAAGTCTTGGGTCATTATCTGGAACGGCCAAAGGAATGTTCCGTAAACCATTCCTGCCATTAATCCCTGGATTCCGCCATGTACCATTTGGTGATTTTGACATGATGAAAAAAACATTCGAGGTTTGTGCAGCGGTAGGGGAAGATGTTGCTGCAGTCATTTTAGAGCCCATTCAAGGTGAAGGAGGAATCATTCTTCCACCAGAAGGATACTTAAAACAGGTTCGTGAACTTTGTGATGAATATGGTACTCTATTAATTTTTGATGAGGTCCAAACAGGCATGGGACGTACCGGAAAAATGTTTGCGGCCGATTTGTATGATGTCGTTCCAGATATTATTTGTCTTGCAAAAGCATTTGGGGGCGGTGTTATGCCGGCAGGTGCGATTGTAGCAAGAGAAGAAGTGTTCAAAAGCTGGTTCCCAAATCCATTTATGCATACAACGACTTTTGGCGGCAATCCATTAGCATGTGCAGCCGCTATTGCTACCATTGGTGTTTTAATCGAAGAAAATTTACCAGAAAGAGCCGGAGTAGTCGGTGAATATTTCATCAAGGAACTAAAAGAAGCAGCGCAAGGACATGAAGATAAAGTCCTTGAAATTCGGGGCCAAGGATTGATGATTGGAATCGAATTCCATAAGGATGAAATCGGCTATGAAGTTTCAAAGGGAATGTTTGACCGCGGTATCCTAGTGGCAGGAACATTAATCAACTCGAAGACGATACGAATTGAACCAGCATTAACAATTAGCTATGAGGAAGTCGATAAAGTTATCAGCACCTTTAAGGAAGTTTTAAATCTAGTAAAAGCATAG
- a CDS encoding aldehyde dehydrogenase family protein, with amino-acid sequence MANLKMFIDGEWTDSETLETRPVINPANGEVISYAPEGTVADARAAIFAARRAFEEGVWSGISAQERASYLFKIADKIEEYADELTQLETMDNGKPLREAGFDVGDAAACFRYYAGLITKPDGYTYHVADPMQAMVVREPVGVCGLIVPWNYPLLMSVWKIAPALAAGNTIVFKPSEVTPVTPKKLFEIFEEVGLPKGVANMVMGAGPVVGNEIASHPEVDMISFTGGTKTGKHIMKTAADTMKKVSLELGGKSPNIIFADADFETAVDYALFGIYAGAGQVCSAGSRILVEETIYNQFVARFVERAKQIKVGPGNDPTTEMGPLVSREHLEKVLYYIELGKQEGSTIACGGNRIVSNGLDNGYFVEPTVFVDVKQEMRIVQEEIFGPVVVIQKFKDEEDAVKLANGTVYGLAGGVFTNDGAKGLRVIKKLRSGITWVNSYHPTYNEAPWGGYKQSGIGRSLGTSGLEEFQEIKQININLQVEPIGWFSN; translated from the coding sequence ATTGCTAACCTTAAAATGTTTATAGATGGTGAATGGACAGACTCTGAAACTCTGGAAACACGTCCAGTCATTAATCCTGCAAATGGAGAAGTGATTTCATATGCCCCTGAAGGAACAGTTGCTGATGCACGAGCAGCGATCTTTGCAGCACGGAGGGCTTTCGAAGAAGGTGTATGGTCAGGAATATCTGCCCAGGAGAGAGCCTCCTATTTATTTAAAATCGCAGACAAAATTGAGGAATATGCAGATGAATTAACACAGCTTGAAACGATGGATAATGGAAAACCATTAAGAGAAGCTGGATTTGATGTCGGCGATGCGGCAGCGTGCTTCCGCTATTATGCAGGACTGATTACAAAGCCAGACGGCTATACCTATCATGTAGCAGACCCAATGCAGGCGATGGTTGTCCGTGAGCCTGTTGGTGTATGTGGTCTGATTGTCCCATGGAATTATCCACTCTTAATGAGTGTTTGGAAAATTGCTCCGGCTTTAGCCGCTGGTAATACAATCGTTTTTAAACCGTCAGAAGTAACACCAGTTACACCGAAGAAGCTTTTTGAAATCTTTGAAGAAGTGGGACTGCCAAAAGGAGTAGCCAATATGGTCATGGGTGCCGGACCAGTTGTCGGTAATGAAATCGCATCCCATCCTGAAGTCGATATGATTTCGTTTACCGGGGGTACAAAGACAGGCAAACATATCATGAAAACGGCAGCTGACACAATGAAAAAGGTGTCATTGGAATTAGGTGGAAAATCGCCAAACATCATTTTTGCTGATGCCGATTTTGAAACGGCTGTGGATTATGCTCTATTTGGCATTTACGCTGGTGCCGGCCAGGTATGCTCGGCTGGGTCAAGAATTTTAGTAGAAGAAACGATTTACAATCAATTTGTCGCCCGTTTTGTAGAAAGAGCGAAGCAAATTAAAGTAGGACCGGGGAATGACCCTACAACAGAGATGGGGCCGCTTGTTAGCAGGGAACATTTGGAAAAAGTCCTATATTATATTGAGTTAGGAAAACAGGAAGGTTCAACGATTGCCTGCGGGGGGAACCGAATCGTAAGCAATGGACTTGATAACGGCTACTTTGTCGAGCCTACGGTGTTCGTTGATGTGAAGCAGGAAATGAGAATCGTGCAGGAAGAAATTTTCGGACCAGTCGTAGTCATTCAGAAGTTTAAGGATGAAGAAGATGCAGTAAAGCTTGCTAATGGTACCGTTTATGGACTTGCTGGCGGTGTTTTCACTAATGATGGAGCAAAGGGTTTACGAGTCATTAAAAAGTTAAGGTCCGGTATTACCTGGGTAAATTCCTATCACCCAACCTATAATGAAGCACCATGGGGCGGTTACAAGCAAAGTGGAATTGGACGAAGCCTTGGAACATCCGGGCTAGAGGAATTCCAAGAAATTAAACAAATCAATATTAATTTACAAGTAGAGCCAATTGGCTGGTTTTCAAACTAA
- a CDS encoding sigma 54-interacting transcriptional regulator has translation MFSVAKDKIKPIISITIDEEVALKSTLEQCKEPFIFLKKQGQLFAYAPINNPLLELLESKNYSTEALLGQAKSIKSICFLNKNISFPSLFQIIGEPFAIIIGEDGEPLGYIRREDVLAELFKQENKSVDLLKILLTSIPMGIFVLDKEKQMINCNESGLKMIKSTAEQVLNYPGGNIFSAQQINNVFATGKTILNHLEITNDTGVLVDYCPILTDDDEVEGMIIVVQDLPMVEDMANEIEYIKDLNRDLNAILSSIYDEILVVNAKGELLRYSDNIIQDFWRVDLKELIGKNILQLEDQGLFTPSVTRLVIEKGKKVSVVQETKTGRKILAVGNPVFNKENELDRIIIASRDITETTRLKSELQEIRKITEQYKKELDDFKSKDRFLKKLIYCSPKMEKIMNQVKKIADFSSTVLLNGESGVGKEVIAQAIHQLGKRSGKPFLKLNCGAIPENLLESELYGYAKGSFTGADKNGKEGYFKQADGGILFLDEIGEMPLHLQVKLLRVLQEQEVIPIGSTVPIKVNVQIIAATNKRLEKMVENGTFREDLFYRLNVIPIQIPPLRERTEDISLLAFHFLQQLNEKYDRNYHLTPDAINVLECYSWPGNVRELQNIIERLVVTADHPAIDAEFVSQFLSLGFDNKKIKPMITRVIPLQEAIEHVEEQLIVLAMNQYKTTTKAAKALGISQSSVSRKYQKIVNEKNIKIENLSSI, from the coding sequence ATGTTTTCCGTCGCAAAGGATAAGATTAAGCCAATAATTTCTATCACAATAGATGAAGAAGTTGCATTGAAATCGACTTTAGAACAATGCAAAGAACCCTTTATATTCTTAAAAAAACAAGGTCAATTATTTGCCTATGCACCAATCAATAATCCATTACTTGAGCTGCTTGAAAGCAAAAATTATTCCACAGAGGCTTTGCTAGGTCAGGCCAAATCTATCAAAAGTATTTGTTTCCTTAACAAGAATATTTCTTTCCCCTCATTGTTCCAGATCATTGGTGAGCCGTTCGCAATCATAATTGGTGAGGATGGCGAACCGTTAGGATACATACGAAGAGAAGATGTTTTGGCGGAGCTTTTTAAACAAGAAAATAAAAGTGTAGATTTATTGAAAATCCTTCTTACCTCGATACCGATGGGGATTTTTGTACTTGATAAAGAGAAACAAATGATTAATTGCAATGAATCAGGGTTAAAGATGATTAAATCTACTGCTGAACAGGTGCTTAATTATCCAGGGGGAAATATTTTTAGCGCTCAACAGATTAACAACGTGTTCGCTACAGGAAAAACAATATTAAACCATCTAGAAATAACGAATGACACGGGAGTTCTCGTTGATTATTGTCCTATTTTAACTGATGATGATGAAGTTGAAGGGATGATCATTGTTGTTCAGGATCTGCCAATGGTCGAGGATATGGCCAACGAAATAGAGTATATAAAGGATTTGAATCGAGATTTGAATGCGATATTATCTAGTATTTATGATGAAATTCTTGTGGTTAATGCCAAAGGAGAATTGCTCAGATACAGTGACAATATCATACAAGATTTTTGGAGGGTAGATCTTAAAGAGTTGATTGGAAAAAATATTCTGCAGCTTGAGGATCAGGGGCTTTTTACCCCGTCAGTAACAAGATTAGTAATCGAAAAAGGAAAAAAAGTTTCCGTTGTCCAGGAAACAAAAACAGGCAGAAAAATTCTTGCCGTTGGCAATCCAGTCTTTAATAAAGAAAATGAGCTGGACCGGATTATCATTGCCTCGAGGGATATTACAGAAACAACGCGTTTAAAAAGTGAACTCCAGGAAATACGGAAAATAACGGAGCAATATAAAAAAGAATTAGATGACTTTAAAAGTAAGGATCGCTTTTTAAAAAAGCTCATCTATTGCAGTCCTAAAATGGAAAAGATTATGAATCAGGTTAAGAAAATTGCTGACTTTTCATCGACCGTCCTCCTTAATGGTGAATCTGGTGTGGGAAAAGAGGTGATTGCTCAAGCCATTCACCAACTAGGGAAACGCTCTGGAAAGCCATTCCTTAAACTGAATTGTGGGGCAATTCCTGAAAATCTACTAGAAAGTGAATTATATGGATACGCAAAGGGTTCATTCACAGGTGCTGATAAAAATGGAAAAGAAGGTTATTTTAAACAAGCGGATGGTGGAATATTGTTTCTTGATGAAATCGGTGAAATGCCGTTGCATCTTCAAGTAAAGCTTTTACGTGTTCTTCAAGAGCAAGAGGTTATTCCTATTGGCAGTACAGTACCTATTAAGGTGAATGTCCAGATTATTGCAGCTACCAATAAAAGGCTTGAAAAAATGGTGGAAAATGGGACTTTCCGAGAAGACTTATTCTACCGTTTAAATGTTATTCCGATTCAGATTCCACCGCTCAGGGAACGGACTGAGGATATATCATTACTTGCCTTTCATTTTTTACAGCAGCTGAATGAAAAGTATGATCGAAATTATCATTTAACACCAGATGCGATTAATGTGCTTGAATGTTATTCGTGGCCAGGAAATGTCCGTGAATTACAAAATATCATTGAAAGATTAGTGGTTACCGCTGATCATCCTGCCATTGATGCTGAGTTTGTAAGTCAGTTTTTATCACTGGGCTTTGATAATAAAAAGATAAAGCCTATGATTACCAGAGTAATTCCTTTGCAAGAGGCGATTGAACACGTGGAGGAGCAGTTGATTGTTCTGGCTATGAACCAATATAAAACAACGACAAAGGCTGCAAAAGCATTAGGAATCAGCCAATCCTCGGTTAGCAGAAAGTATCAAAAAATAGTAAATGAGAAAAATATTAAAATTGAAAACTTATCTTCCATATAA
- a CDS encoding SAV0927 family protein: MKLDILSEQKDQQLLHYFCLISNNHRYDLTICYSNHFYGKAMVTSMQTGNMVLLCQEDTYAPHFWANRLGIEEEDIAEFQDFFGLVLQSGPFQEQY; the protein is encoded by the coding sequence ATGAAGCTTGATATTCTGTCAGAACAAAAAGATCAACAACTCCTGCATTACTTTTGTCTCATTTCAAATAATCATCGCTACGATTTGACCATTTGCTACTCGAATCATTTTTATGGCAAAGCAATGGTCACTTCCATGCAAACAGGGAATATGGTTTTACTTTGCCAAGAGGATACCTATGCTCCTCATTTTTGGGCTAATCGACTAGGAATAGAAGAAGAGGATATTGCAGAATTTCAAGATTTTTTTGGCTTGGTATTACAATCAGGGCCCTTTCAGGAACAATACTAG
- a CDS encoding Glu/Leu/Phe/Val dehydrogenase: MAIESLDLKKNEGVKEKDNSLTEFQEILKEAVDILNYPPQVFEFLKKPMRFLEVSIPIRMDNGQTEIFQGYRAQHNDASGPTKGGIRFHPDVTPEEVKALAGWMSLKCGITDLPYGGAKGGIVCDPRKMSLDELERLSRGYVRAVSQMVGPTKDIPAPDMYTNSQIMAWMLDEYDHIREFDSPGFITGKPIALGGSKGRETATSKGVLYTLQMVCELKSIPLTDMRVIIQGFGNVGSYLAQYLYDLGAKVIGIGDAIGGLYDENGLDIPYLLENRDSFGIITNRPNNRITNQELLEKECDVLIPAAISGVINKQNASKLKCNIVIEAANGPTTKEALKILDEHEILVVPDILANSGGVIVSYFEWCQNNQGYYWTGETVDTRLKEKITDSFKNVHNTAEKYGVNMKIAAYIEGIKKLAETSRLRGWLKY, encoded by the coding sequence ATGGCTATCGAATCTTTAGATTTGAAAAAGAATGAGGGTGTAAAGGAAAAGGATAATTCACTTACTGAGTTTCAGGAAATCCTTAAAGAAGCAGTTGACATATTGAACTATCCCCCTCAGGTCTTCGAATTCTTAAAGAAGCCAATGAGATTTTTGGAAGTGAGTATTCCTATTCGCATGGATAATGGGCAAACAGAGATTTTTCAGGGCTATCGGGCACAGCATAATGATGCCTCAGGACCGACTAAGGGCGGTATTCGCTTCCATCCAGATGTTACGCCAGAAGAGGTAAAAGCGCTGGCTGGCTGGATGAGTTTAAAATGCGGCATCACGGACCTTCCATATGGAGGGGCAAAAGGCGGGATTGTCTGTGACCCGCGGAAAATGAGTTTAGATGAGTTAGAGCGATTAAGCAGGGGATATGTAAGAGCAGTCAGCCAAATGGTCGGACCGACGAAAGATATTCCGGCTCCGGATATGTATACCAATTCGCAAATAATGGCATGGATGCTCGATGAGTATGACCATATTCGTGAATTCGATTCGCCGGGTTTTATTACCGGGAAACCGATTGCTTTAGGGGGATCTAAAGGCAGGGAGACAGCTACTTCGAAAGGTGTACTATATACGCTGCAAATGGTATGCGAATTGAAGAGTATTCCTTTAACGGATATGCGGGTCATTATTCAAGGCTTTGGAAATGTAGGCAGTTACTTGGCTCAGTATTTATATGATTTAGGGGCAAAGGTAATTGGAATTGGGGATGCAATAGGTGGTTTATATGACGAAAATGGATTGGATATACCCTATCTCCTAGAAAATAGAGACTCTTTCGGTATCATAACCAATCGACCTAATAACAGAATCACTAATCAGGAACTGCTGGAAAAGGAGTGTGATGTTCTGATTCCAGCGGCTATTTCAGGCGTAATCAACAAACAAAATGCAAGCAAGCTTAAATGCAATATTGTAATTGAAGCAGCTAATGGACCTACAACCAAAGAGGCTTTAAAAATTTTGGATGAGCACGAAATTCTAGTTGTCCCTGATATACTTGCAAATTCCGGTGGTGTAATTGTTTCCTACTTTGAGTGGTGTCAAAATAACCAAGGCTATTATTGGACAGGGGAAACGGTGGATACTCGATTAAAGGAAAAAATAACAGATAGCTTTAAAAATGTGCATAACACCGCTGAAAAGTATGGAGTGAATATGAAAATTGCTGCTTATATTGAGGGAATAAAAAAACTGGCAGAAACCTCGAGATTAAGAGGCTGGTTGAAATATTAA
- a CDS encoding APC family permease: MENGVKLKRSLKLWQVVIMGLAYMTPMVVFDTFGIVSGETNGHVPAAYAIALIGMLFTAVSYGKLVRVFPQAGSAYTYTQKAMNRHLGFLVGWSSLLDYLFLPMVNALLTKLYLNALFPSVPDFIWVLVFVGIVTFLNLRSVNVLANFNTLFVLVQILIMVVFIILVIKGLNAGEGTGTVFSMQPFFVEGMNLPILITGATILCFSFLGFDAVTTLSEETPNPEKTIPKAILLTALWGGGIFITTSFFIQSFFPDNSRFIDSEAALPEIALYVGGKLFQSIFLCTTFVNTLASGLASHASVSRLLYVMGRDKVFPEKWFGYVHPKWRTPAINVLIVGVISLSAWFFDLVTATSLINFGALMAFTFVNLSVISHFAVREKMHRTPKGFFDYVIMPLLGAGAVAILWINLELSSLIMGAGWFLIGLVYLVFLTKAFKVAPPQYKAEEAEI, from the coding sequence GTGGAAAATGGCGTAAAGTTGAAAAGATCGTTAAAGTTATGGCAGGTTGTCATTATGGGGTTAGCATATATGACACCCATGGTAGTATTTGATACATTTGGAATTGTTTCTGGTGAAACAAACGGACATGTACCTGCCGCTTATGCTATTGCCTTAATTGGTATGCTTTTCACTGCGGTTAGTTACGGCAAGCTAGTAAGGGTTTTTCCTCAGGCAGGCTCAGCCTATACCTATACCCAAAAAGCAATGAACAGGCATCTCGGTTTTCTTGTTGGCTGGTCATCCTTGCTTGATTATTTATTTTTGCCAATGGTAAATGCGTTGTTAACCAAACTTTACTTGAATGCTTTGTTTCCGTCCGTTCCGGATTTCATTTGGGTATTAGTATTTGTTGGAATTGTAACCTTCCTTAATTTACGAAGCGTCAATGTACTGGCAAATTTCAATACACTTTTTGTTCTTGTACAAATATTAATCATGGTTGTCTTCATAATCCTAGTTATTAAAGGGCTTAATGCAGGAGAAGGAACGGGAACTGTTTTTAGCATGCAGCCGTTTTTTGTTGAGGGCATGAACCTGCCAATCCTGATAACAGGAGCAACGATACTCTGCTTTTCCTTTCTTGGTTTTGATGCCGTTACGACATTATCGGAAGAAACGCCAAATCCAGAAAAAACAATCCCGAAAGCAATTCTCCTTACAGCTTTATGGGGAGGGGGAATTTTTATTACTACCTCATTTTTTATCCAGTCATTTTTTCCAGATAATTCGCGTTTCATTGATTCAGAGGCAGCTTTACCTGAAATTGCCCTTTATGTTGGTGGGAAGCTGTTTCAGTCGATTTTTTTATGTACAACCTTTGTGAATACACTTGCATCAGGACTTGCCTCTCACGCAAGTGTTTCCAGGCTCTTGTATGTTATGGGGCGCGATAAAGTATTCCCGGAAAAATGGTTTGGATACGTACATCCAAAATGGAGAACACCTGCCATAAATGTTTTAATCGTTGGAGTGATTTCACTATCTGCCTGGTTCTTTGATTTAGTAACAGCCACTTCACTCATTAATTTCGGAGCATTAATGGCTTTTACGTTTGTTAATCTATCGGTAATTAGTCATTTCGCTGTCCGCGAAAAAATGCACCGCACTCCAAAGGGATTTTTTGATTACGTTATCATGCCATTACTTGGAGCCGGAGCAGTAGCAATCCTTTGGATCAATCTAGAGCTTAGTTCTTTAATCATGGGTGCCGGCTGGTTCCTCATCGGACTTGTCTATCTGGTATTTCTAACAAAAGCCTTCAAAGTAGCACCTCCTCAATATAAGGCAGAGGAAGCAGAAATATAA
- the speB gene encoding agmatinase codes for MQYPLTPDVKPEFCTTGTFMRLPSNRENAKLAIVGLPFDTAASFRVGARFAPQAIRQASMTLFPYHPIHKVYPFDACNAIDIGDVSVIPHNIHRSYEVMEKAVMELMEQGIIPIGLGGDHSVTLANLRAAAKIHGPVALIHFDSHTDTWDTYYEEKYWHGSPFIRAYEENLLIPDKVFQVGIRGTLNHPGDIDSSSDLGYHVITTPELKDRGFENVVKEMKEKIGDTPCFLSFDIDFVDPSCAPGTGTLEVGGLNSFETLQIIRSLTDFNFIGFDLVEVLPPYDPTQITSLLAATIIHDFASLVALKIK; via the coding sequence ATGCAATATCCTTTAACACCGGATGTTAAACCAGAGTTTTGTACAACGGGGACCTTTATGAGGTTACCATCAAACAGAGAGAATGCTAAATTAGCGATTGTTGGCTTGCCGTTTGATACAGCGGCTTCCTTCCGAGTTGGGGCCCGCTTTGCACCTCAAGCAATTCGTCAGGCTTCCATGACGTTATTCCCCTACCATCCTATTCATAAGGTGTATCCATTTGATGCATGCAACGCGATTGATATTGGCGACGTATCGGTTATTCCACATAATATTCATCGAAGCTATGAGGTAATGGAAAAAGCAGTTATGGAGTTAATGGAGCAGGGGATTATCCCGATTGGACTAGGCGGAGACCACTCCGTTACATTAGCAAATCTTAGAGCAGCAGCCAAAATCCACGGTCCTGTAGCGTTAATTCATTTTGATTCACATACAGATACTTGGGATACCTATTATGAAGAAAAATATTGGCATGGCTCACCATTCATTCGTGCATATGAAGAAAACTTATTAATTCCCGATAAGGTTTTTCAAGTTGGTATTCGCGGAACCCTTAATCATCCTGGGGATATCGATTCGAGTAGTGATTTGGGATATCATGTGATCACAACTCCTGAATTAAAGGACCGTGGCTTTGAAAATGTTGTGAAGGAAATGAAAGAAAAAATTGGAGATACACCATGTTTTCTTAGTTTTGATATCGATTTTGTTGATCCATCCTGCGCTCCCGGAACAGGGACGCTTGAGGTTGGCGGGTTAAATAGCTTTGAAACCTTACAAATCATTCGTTCCCTAACAGATTTTAATTTTATTGGTTTTGATCTAGTGGAGGTTTTACCTCCATATGACCCAACCCAAATTACATCCTTACTCGCTGCTACCATTATTCATGACTTTGCAAGCCTTGTTGCCCTAAAAATAAAATAA
- a CDS encoding cell wall hydrolase: MKKLKKLVIATGLIFSMSAFTGVTKSEAATNHKVQYGETYWKIATKYGVPITSLMKANNASSSLLYAGSNLVIPNATISAADKDLMARLVQAEAVGEPYAGKVAVATVILNRVASPDFPNSVREVIYQISNGHYAFTPVQNGQINQPADAASKKAVNEALAFQGKGNGSLFFYNPKTAVSQWIFSREVTVTIGNHRFAK; the protein is encoded by the coding sequence ATGAAAAAATTAAAAAAACTTGTCATTGCAACGGGGTTAATCTTTTCAATGTCAGCATTTACGGGTGTAACTAAATCAGAAGCAGCTACAAACCATAAAGTACAATATGGCGAAACCTATTGGAAGATTGCTACAAAGTATGGAGTACCCATTACAAGCTTAATGAAAGCGAACAATGCGTCTAGTTCTTTATTATATGCTGGCTCAAATCTAGTAATCCCCAACGCTACTATTTCAGCAGCTGATAAAGACTTAATGGCACGCCTTGTTCAAGCAGAAGCAGTAGGGGAACCATATGCAGGGAAGGTTGCAGTTGCAACTGTTATCTTAAATCGTGTGGCAAGCCCGGATTTCCCTAACTCAGTCAGAGAAGTAATCTATCAAATTTCTAATGGACACTATGCATTCACTCCAGTCCAAAACGGGCAGATTAATCAACCAGCGGATGCTGCTTCCAAAAAGGCTGTTAATGAAGCACTTGCTTTCCAAGGAAAAGGAAATGGCTCTTTATTCTTCTATAATCCAAAAACAGCAGTAAGTCAGTGGATCTTTTCACGTGAAGTAACGGTAACAATCGGTAATCACCGTTTTGCAAAATAA
- a CDS encoding Dps family protein — MENQLVSVLNKQIANWSVLYIKLHNYHWYVKGGQFFTLHAKFEEFYNEAGLHVDELAERLLAIGGRPVATMKECLELSSVKEADGNESAEEMVQAIINDFSIIIGELKEGMSFAGDKGDETTGDMLLAIHSDLEKHVWMLTAFLGKSI, encoded by the coding sequence GTGGAAAATCAGTTAGTCAGCGTACTTAACAAACAAATAGCAAATTGGTCTGTATTGTATATCAAGTTACATAATTATCACTGGTATGTGAAGGGCGGTCAATTTTTCACCTTACATGCAAAATTTGAGGAATTCTATAACGAGGCTGGACTGCATGTCGATGAGTTAGCAGAACGTTTACTTGCCATTGGCGGCAGACCTGTAGCAACTATGAAAGAGTGCCTTGAACTATCTTCTGTAAAAGAAGCTGATGGTAATGAAAGTGCCGAGGAAATGGTTCAAGCCATTATCAATGACTTCTCTATTATCATTGGTGAATTAAAAGAAGGAATGAGCTTTGCTGGAGATAAGGGTGATGAAACTACAGGCGACATGCTGCTTGCTATTCACTCTGATTTAGAAAAACACGTTTGGATGTTAACTGCATTTCTCGGTAAATCAATCTAA
- a CDS encoding disulfide oxidoreductase produces MSKSLLLGWVAALIATIGSLYFSEVLQYIPCTLCWYQRIFMYPLAIMLGIAFYQNDRGIVKYALPLSIIGMIISGYHTALQKIPYLQQFEMCKSGVPCSKDYINWFGFITIPILAFTAFTIITICLVVLARRK; encoded by the coding sequence ATGAGTAAATCCTTATTACTTGGATGGGTTGCGGCGCTTATTGCAACCATTGGAAGCTTGTACTTTAGTGAGGTTCTACAGTACATTCCATGTACTCTTTGCTGGTATCAAAGGATATTTATGTATCCACTAGCCATCATGCTGGGGATTGCCTTTTATCAGAATGATAGAGGAATTGTGAAGTACGCTTTACCATTATCCATAATTGGGATGATTATTTCCGGCTACCACACCGCACTGCAAAAGATACCATACCTGCAGCAATTTGAAATGTGTAAAAGTGGTGTGCCTTGCTCGAAGGATTATATTAATTGGTTTGGATTTATTACCATTCCAATCTTGGCGTTTACGGCATTCACGATTATTACCATTTGTTTAGTAGTTCTTGCACGCAGGAAATAG